From Chryseobacterium joostei, the proteins below share one genomic window:
- a CDS encoding polysaccharide biosynthesis/export family protein: MRRKILVILSAIVLVSCKTSQNAKNDLNYIQNIEKVAIETSEKNSVSTIQTGDQLIILITAKDMDVVRPFNQNYSSSELIQANNFAGGNTPAQGITNLTGPTYIVDAEGNIDFPIIGKIETRNKTLVEFKNELREKMLKYVINPTVNVRLANFKISVLGEVNKQGDYTIVNGQGTIFNALALAGDLTMFGKRNDVVIIRNEDGKITHGKIDLQDANLINSPYYNLKQGDVIIISANKSRNIASRQNPNTPLYLTAASIFVTAIAVVVGLFKK; the protein is encoded by the coding sequence ATGAGGCGTAAAATTTTAGTGATCTTATCTGCGATTGTTTTAGTTTCTTGTAAAACTAGTCAAAATGCAAAAAACGATCTAAACTATATACAAAATATAGAAAAGGTAGCAATAGAAACTTCTGAAAAAAACTCTGTTTCTACTATACAAACAGGTGATCAATTAATTATTTTGATTACAGCAAAAGATATGGATGTTGTGAGACCTTTTAATCAAAATTATTCATCATCCGAACTAATTCAAGCAAATAATTTTGCTGGAGGTAATACTCCTGCACAAGGAATTACAAATCTTACAGGACCTACATATATTGTAGATGCTGAAGGTAATATTGATTTCCCAATTATTGGAAAAATTGAGACCAGAAACAAAACACTTGTTGAGTTTAAAAATGAATTGAGAGAAAAAATGCTAAAATATGTAATTAACCCAACGGTTAATGTGAGATTAGCAAATTTTAAAATTTCTGTTCTTGGAGAGGTTAATAAGCAAGGTGATTATACAATAGTAAACGGACAAGGAACAATTTTTAATGCTTTGGCACTAGCTGGAGATTTGACTATGTTTGGAAAAAGGAATGATGTTGTAATTATAAGAAATGAAGATGGTAAAATTACACATGGAAAAATTGATCTTCAAGATGCCAACCTTATAAACTCTCCATACTATAATTTAAAACAAGGGGATGTTATAATTATTTCGGCAAATAAATCAAGAAACATAGCTTCTAGACAAAATCCAAATACACCACTTTATTTAACGGCTGCTTCAATTTTTGTAACTGCAATTGCTGTAGTTGTAGGATTATTTAAAAAATAA
- a CDS encoding polysaccharide biosynthesis protein, with product MYNSLRKKLFGGDNVVNLSDVRYLPRWIILIIDIIILVISLFLSTYIIEKITQREFIYHDDKSIVFASIITVNIIFMYIFKTYAGIIRHSTFIDLFKLFISCFCTMFTIGTVNIFYFWTTGGKFILTPYLILYFVISFMGLFLFRLYVKEFFHIVREYRRSALKKRILVLGIDEQSIAIARAILDNPSLPYQVVGFLTQRTDSKRASLLGKPIYEKKKIEENTKEDLIIDGVLIIKEMMARDEVNSWVNLFLEKDLNVFKAPSVQKLRDSDLGVSIKNLQIEDLLNRKPIKIQNEKISSRHSDKIVLVTGGAGSIGSEIVRQVALFNPSLVVVLDQAETPLYDIELEMKEKFPDIAFKFVLGDVSNQHRMEALFQYYNFSMVYHAAAYKHVPLVEENPHEAIFVNILGSKIIATLSSKYKVNRFVMVSTDKAVNPTNVMGASKRAAELFVQSLQNVEGNTTKFITTRFGNVLGSNGSVIPHFKRQIEAGGPVTITHPEIVRYFMTIPEACELVLQAGTMGEGGEIFVFDMGEPVKILDLAKRMIKLSGFEPNIDIKIIYTGLRPGEKLYEELLSDDAKTLPTHNEKIMISKDPSIGFEEIDALTKQITKASLRRDKVDVVRILKTIVPEFRSNNSIYEALDK from the coding sequence ATGTACAATTCTCTTAGAAAAAAACTATTTGGAGGGGATAATGTTGTCAATCTCTCAGACGTAAGGTATCTTCCTAGATGGATAATACTTATCATAGATATTATTATTCTGGTTATATCCCTGTTTCTATCTACCTATATTATTGAAAAAATTACCCAAAGAGAATTTATTTATCATGATGATAAAAGCATCGTATTTGCTTCTATTATTACGGTTAATATAATCTTTATGTATATCTTTAAAACGTACGCGGGTATTATTCGTCATTCAACATTTATAGATTTATTTAAACTCTTTATATCCTGCTTTTGTACCATGTTTACTATTGGTACAGTAAACATTTTCTATTTTTGGACTACAGGAGGGAAATTTATATTAACTCCTTATCTGATTCTGTATTTCGTTATCTCTTTTATGGGATTATTTCTTTTCAGATTATATGTTAAAGAGTTTTTCCATATTGTCAGAGAATATAGAAGAAGTGCTTTAAAGAAAAGAATTCTAGTATTAGGAATTGATGAACAATCTATTGCAATTGCCAGAGCTATTTTGGATAATCCGAGTTTACCTTATCAGGTGGTTGGTTTTCTGACACAAAGAACTGATTCTAAAAGAGCTTCATTGTTAGGAAAACCTATTTATGAAAAGAAAAAAATTGAAGAAAATACAAAAGAGGATCTTATTATTGATGGTGTTCTTATTATTAAAGAAATGATGGCCAGAGATGAGGTAAACTCTTGGGTGAATCTATTTCTGGAAAAAGATCTTAATGTTTTCAAAGCTCCATCTGTACAAAAATTAAGAGACAGTGATTTGGGGGTATCCATTAAAAATCTTCAAATAGAGGATTTATTGAATAGAAAGCCAATCAAAATTCAGAATGAAAAAATTAGCAGCAGACATTCTGATAAAATTGTCCTGGTAACCGGAGGAGCAGGATCCATAGGTAGTGAAATTGTAAGACAGGTTGCCCTTTTCAATCCATCTCTAGTTGTTGTTTTAGATCAGGCAGAAACCCCTCTTTATGATATTGAACTTGAAATGAAAGAAAAGTTCCCTGATATTGCTTTTAAATTTGTTTTGGGAGATGTTTCTAATCAGCACAGAATGGAAGCTTTATTTCAATATTATAACTTTTCTATGGTATATCATGCTGCTGCCTATAAACATGTACCTTTAGTAGAAGAAAACCCACACGAAGCAATTTTTGTCAATATATTAGGATCTAAAATTATTGCAACATTATCGAGTAAATATAAAGTAAATCGTTTTGTAATGGTATCCACCGATAAGGCAGTAAATCCTACCAATGTAATGGGAGCTTCAAAACGAGCTGCTGAACTATTTGTACAATCCCTTCAAAATGTAGAAGGAAATACTACTAAGTTCATTACTACAAGATTTGGAAATGTATTAGGTTCCAACGGTTCCGTAATTCCTCATTTTAAAAGACAGATTGAAGCAGGTGGCCCTGTAACGATTACCCATCCAGAAATTGTAAGATACTTTATGACCATTCCGGAAGCTTGTGAGCTAGTTCTTCAAGCAGGAACCATGGGTGAAGGAGGCGAAATTTTTGTATTTGATATGGGAGAGCCTGTTAAAATCTTGGATTTAGCAAAAAGAATGATTAAGCTGTCTGGATTTGAACCTAATATAGATATCAAAATTATTTATACTGGTTTAAGGCCGGGTGAAAAGCTTTATGAAGAGCTTTTGAGTGATGATGCAAAAACATTACCAACTCACAATGAGAAAATTATGATTTCTAAAGATCCATCTATAGGATTTGAAGAAATAGATGCATTAACAAAACAGATTACTAAGGCCTCTTTAAGAAGAGATAAGGTAGATGTTGTAAGAATATTAAAAACAATTGTGCCGGAATTTAGAAGTAATAATTCTATCTATGAGGCGTTAGATAAATAG
- the glyA gene encoding serine hydroxymethyltransferase encodes MDIIFDLIEKERQRQAHGLELIASENFVSENVMKAMGSVLTNKYAEGYPGKRYYGGCEVVDEVETLAINRAKELFGVDYVNVQPHSGSQANAAIYLAVLKPGDKIMGMDLSMGGHLTHGSAVNFSGIQYNVVSYGVQQETGLIDYDQMREVALREKPKMLIAGFSAYSRDLDYAKFREVADEIGATLWADIAHPAGLVAKGLLNSPFEHCHVVTTTTHKTLRGPRGGMIMMGKDFENTYGHKTPKGDIKMMSQVLDGAVFPGIQGGPLEHVIAGKAVAFGEALDVQFETYAKQVKANAQALSKAMIDRGFDIVSGGTDNHLMLVDLRNKGVNGKETEKALVLADITCNKNMVPFDDKSPFTTSGIRLGTAAITTRGLKENDMNTIAGLISEVVDNIKNEEVLASVRKNVNELMEGKALFNY; translated from the coding sequence ATGGATATTATTTTCGACCTGATTGAGAAGGAAAGACAAAGACAAGCCCATGGGTTAGAGCTTATCGCATCAGAAAACTTCGTTTCTGAAAATGTGATGAAAGCAATGGGAAGTGTACTGACAAATAAATATGCTGAAGGATATCCCGGAAAAAGATATTACGGGGGATGTGAAGTAGTAGATGAGGTTGAAACATTGGCTATCAACAGAGCAAAGGAGCTTTTCGGTGTAGACTATGTGAACGTTCAGCCACATTCCGGTTCTCAGGCGAATGCAGCCATTTATCTTGCAGTTTTGAAACCTGGAGATAAGATTATGGGTATGGATCTTTCTATGGGAGGGCACCTTACTCACGGTTCTGCAGTGAATTTTTCAGGAATTCAATACAACGTAGTTTCTTACGGAGTTCAACAGGAAACAGGTCTTATTGATTATGACCAGATGAGAGAAGTAGCATTGAGAGAAAAACCGAAAATGCTTATTGCAGGTTTCTCAGCGTACTCAAGAGATTTAGATTATGCTAAATTCAGAGAAGTAGCAGACGAGATTGGAGCAACTCTTTGGGCTGATATTGCACACCCTGCAGGTTTAGTAGCAAAAGGACTATTAAATTCTCCGTTTGAGCACTGCCACGTAGTAACCACTACCACTCACAAAACATTAAGAGGTCCAAGAGGAGGGATGATCATGATGGGGAAAGACTTTGAAAATACATATGGCCACAAAACTCCAAAAGGAGATATTAAAATGATGAGCCAGGTATTGGATGGAGCTGTATTCCCAGGAATTCAAGGAGGTCCATTGGAGCATGTTATCGCTGGTAAAGCAGTCGCTTTCGGAGAAGCTTTGGATGTACAATTCGAAACGTATGCAAAGCAAGTTAAAGCAAACGCTCAGGCATTATCAAAAGCAATGATTGATAGAGGGTTTGATATCGTAAGTGGTGGTACAGATAATCACTTAATGTTAGTAGATCTTAGAAATAAAGGAGTAAACGGTAAAGAAACAGAAAAAGCATTGGTTCTTGCTGATATTACATGTAACAAAAACATGGTTCCTTTTGATGATAAATCTCCGTTTACAACATCTGGTATCAGATTAGGAACAGCTGCTATTACTACAAGAGGACTTAAAGAAAATGATATGAATACTATTGCAGGGTTAATTTCTGAAGTAGTAGACAACATCAAGAATGAAGAAGTCCTTGCATCAGTAAGAAAGAATGTTAACGAGTTAATGGAAGGTAAGGCATTATTTAATTATTAA
- a CDS encoding regulatory protein RecX codes for MYMEKKSFTFDEIKQKLVNYCVYQDRCHAEIEQKMREFLLIDEAKEEIFLYLMKENYLNEERFTRSYIRGKFYIKHWGKNKIKMNLKQKQISEKLINMCFDEIHDDDYTKTITRIYEDYSSKQKGLQEYQKKSKTIKYLMGRGFEYEKINDIFD; via the coding sequence ATCTACATGGAAAAGAAGTCTTTTACTTTTGATGAGATTAAACAGAAGCTTGTTAATTACTGCGTTTATCAGGATCGCTGTCATGCAGAAATAGAACAGAAAATGAGAGAATTTTTGCTTATTGATGAAGCAAAAGAAGAAATTTTTCTATATCTCATGAAAGAAAATTATCTCAATGAAGAGCGGTTCACGAGGAGCTATATCAGAGGGAAATTCTACATCAAACACTGGGGGAAAAATAAGATTAAAATGAATCTTAAACAGAAACAAATCTCTGAAAAACTGATCAATATGTGCTTTGATGAAATACATGATGATGACTATACAAAAACGATCACAAGAATCTACGAAGATTACTCTTCCAAGCAGAAAGGTCTTCAGGAATATCAGAAAAAATCGAAAACCATAAAATATTTGATGGGAAGAGGTTTTGAATATGAGAAAATAAATGATATTTTTGACTAA